Genomic window (Cardiocondyla obscurior isolate alpha-2009 linkage group LG06, Cobs3.1, whole genome shotgun sequence):
GTAcctcaaatttaaaatagagaagaatGTGTAAAACCCCAGTACAAAGAAGAGGCATGCAAAGCTATATGCATGTAGTAGAAACGCCCATCTTATGTCTTGTTGTATTGTATTCCATGACGGTGCAGTGACCAGTGATTTGTCTAGAAATGCAGAGTTTGATGAATTTGATACACAGTTCTGTCCTGTGACAGGTACTGGGGTTGTTGCGTTTATACCTGATGATAtgaatattcaattaaaaacagAATGATGCATATAggtatacatacacatacatacatgcacaTGTACATCATAATAGAACGCGCTCTATAAAAAGTTTACATAATACAAAACACAACATGATTTATATTGTAAGTATATTATGTTattctatataatttataattttttatttaaagtgacATAGCTTTTTAAGCTTAATAAGAAAATGCATTTgacgttatattatttaaatatattgaaacTTTGATCgcgtttatacatatatgtatacatatataaatggCACTTGCCGCCATCCTatgtgtattaaaaattaagataaagaGTAAGAACAGACCACGAGTCCAATTAGCCAGCCTATCCATAATCCTTCGGTATGTCCACAGCACATCACTGAATCTTGTAATTGATAGTCAGTCTTATGATAAAGAATTAATGTGACGTTTAATGTAGCACGTTCTGCGAACTTACGAAATGTGGTAGCAGCAACAGGCTTTACCTATAGAATGACTCGATTCACGCACCCCTTCTCACTGAATACAACCACTGTCTCCCTTCAGTTAGGATTATTGATCTTAGCTGAAGAGGATTGGAGGGGGCACACATGCCCACATAAAGCACCTGGCTTGTTGGTCAGTTGTTTATCTTTAGAGTTTAAATGGAGCAGTGTTAAATTTATCGGTCTATGTTATGTTATGATTCATAGACctgttatttttgtataagGAAACTTCTGTCTTAGTTTCTATCGGTATTTTCTAAGAAGCGTCAATTCCGCACGctgtataaagaaatattggaacgtaaaggaattaaaaatagcacgataacgtaataaatattgaactcttataaatatttcaaataaatcatGCTCTGTAAAATCGTAACTTtagaaaaatcgatttttaatatcaatttttttcaaaataactaattcttcaaaaataataattttaaacttaaattaactaattttatacttgaaaaattatatatacattatttaatattcaacattAGTATATCTAGTAAAATTTGaaacaatatataaaacatcaatatactaaaattaatttctacagATAATAGTTATTGTTTCCAAATACAATCATATATACTTccatattcatatttttataagctATTATATCAcatatattatctttttaaaaaggtttaatttaatgtaaaactaagcaacatatttttattcataaatttacataatgttaaatagcagaaataaaattaaaaagtaatgtCTACAGGCATCAAATactttaagtaatttaatctaaataatGAATCTGacaaaataaagtatatacaaatatattatatagcATATGTCGTATGTTCTCACATAACAGATGCCTTGGAAGTAGtatcatgtaaaaaaatttttttctttttttttttaatgtaactgACAAGCTCTAACAGCAATTAATTGCAAGAGAATGAATATAGGACTTAAAATTTCTGAGTATTCTAATGTGCTTTGTCCAGAGAGCCTTTTACACAAAAGATacttaaaaacaaaaactaaTAGCAATGATGTTTGACTCCATAACATTCGCAAAACTCCTATTCTGATCATTCCTTCCATATACattcttataaatataatagcgCAAAAATATGTATTCAAACCATCAGCTATAAAGAGTGGTGCAAATACTTCCCACCAACCAGATGTTCCCATAAAGTAATTTTCATCTAATTTTAGAGCCAATAGTACAGTAAAGAATGTTAAGGCAATTAAGTTGATCcatatttcaaatattgttaaacCTAACCAATGAACTAGTtcatttaaagagaaaatcatTGTAAAATGTTATGCAACTTTTTTACCTGATACATTGAAACAGTATGACTCAGTTAACAATTCCATTCACTCTTACccttatgtataattttatagttcAAATATATTGTTCtgtagtattaataatatcagTTTATCTTGATTTAGATCTCAGCACAGCCACTGGCACTCTCCTAATAACATGTATGTGTATGGCAGAGTTTTTCCTGTTGTTTATTTCGTCATCTACATCATCAGTTAATGCTTCTAAATTATCTGAAATAAGTAAAGAATAActtaacattttatatcaatttaattacaagcaaaagaaatatataccTGTTAGAGAGACAGTAGAGGTTTTAATATCAAGATCTAAAGTCTCATTATGAATCTCTTTCAATCGCAAGGCCAAACTGGCAGCTTTCATTACGGCAGTACCAAGTCCATGAATGACAAGCTCAGACGCACCTTTGTCGAAAAGTTTCTCACATTTGTATAATTGACCCTTCAAAATATTCACAGATAATTAAAAGAGGGTGACGATAGACAGATCATCAATTAacaaatagatatttatttatttaaatatacgaaaCAATTGCAACATTTGTTACGAATAAGAGGTTATAATTCCCAGATACAACGTACCTTGAAAGAAGTCTTGTTATTCATATAAACATCTTTGTCGCTTTTATTGAATTTGAAAGGCTGCTGTTTTCGCAGAGCATGCCTTGCATCCAGCGGCaacttctttttcttacgGCGTACACTGTTTTGCTCGGATATAGTTTTGTTTAACGTCAAATTGCTGTTCACTTCGGCCATTCTGGCATTTTTCGTAACCTGTGTCACATGGAaccagagagcccaactcggaatcgcggcttccacgcgtacaaatACAGAGGCTcatccgtgtgaagccagtgCTTCGGCTGTCGTcggaaacgctggcttcacacggacgagcctctgtatttgtacgcgtggaagtcgcgattccgagttgggctctctgcatTGAACTCTCGTTAACAACAGCTTGCATCGATTGGCTGCGACTGTTGGAACCACCAATAAAATGCGAGCGATGCGAGAGCATGAGCGTAAACGTGATCAAGAGAGTCGATGACAACAACACGACATAACCTACGAAAAAGGGCCGAAGTGACCGAAATCATCGATTAATGGGCAGTTTATAGTGCTTTAGACGGTCTCAAAAAACTCGGCAATATTCAGTCACCTTCAGGAAACACGGCGAGCCAGAGCGCGATGAAGGAACCCGAAGCCGATCCGAAAAACGTCATAAAGAGCAGAGAATTGCTCTACAGATTGATGATCAGGTTGTTTATAATCGTCTCTTTTGCAAgcactttttttaatttaatcccttttttttcttttgtctttatttttatacaaaatctTATTTCTGTGTAAGCAATTGTAGGTGTAATGTAAGTGCAATTGCAGCTTTATCAGCAAATAAAAGTATGTGGAGCACATTATCAAAtcagtttatattaaatatttcagtcAATTGTTCTATGATGGTCATCAAACACTTGCGGTGCAGCTATCTAACATGATACAAGCAGAGCCTCCTTGCCCACCCTCAGATAGACTGCTCCATTTGATGTTAATTGGCACTGCTCATGAACCAGATCGTTCTAAGAAGGATAACAGTGCTAGCTTGTCTACTTTTACATCAAACTTTGACAACACCTTAGGTCCTGGATTGGATCTGGAATTTGAAACAGAAACTCAAACCCAAGCTCCAGAACCAGCACAATATGAAACAGCATATGTCACATCTCACAAAGGAAATTGCAGGGCTGGAGCCTTTTCATCAGATGGACAATTAATTGCTACTGGGTCAGTGGATGCTTCAATCAAGATTTTGGATGTAGATAGGATGCTTGCAAAATCTGCACCAGAAGAGATTGCACCTGGAGATCAAACTGGAGGTCATCCAGTTATAAGAACTTTATATGATCACTTGGAAGAAGTGACATGTTTGGAATTTCACCCTAGAGAACCTATACTTGTGTCAGGCAGTCGTgatttttctgtaaaattgTTTGATTTTAGTAAAGCCAGTGTCAAAAAAGCATTCAGAACCATCACAGATGCAGATCAAATCCGGTGTTTGTCTTTTCATCCAACTGGAGATTTTCTTATAGTTGGAACTAATCATCCAGTAGTTAGATTGTATGATGTAAATACTGCACAGTGTTTTGTGTGCAGTATACCGACTCATCAACATACCGCCGGGATAACAAGTATCAAATATTCGCCAGATGCAAAAACTTATGCTTCAGCAGGAAAAGATGGTAGCATAAAGCTTTGGGATGGTGTATCAAGTCGATGTATTAACACTTTCTCAAAAGCACACGATGGTTATGAAGTATGTTCAGTGATCTTCACAAGAAATGGCAAGGTAGTAACTTCTTTAATGGTAAtgttgtataatatttatatattatcatgaattatctaaaaaattaattgttttttttttatgttgtattgaataatatatatttggaTTCCAGTATTTACTGTCTTCAGGGAAAGATTCCTTGATAAAATTATGGGAATTATCTACTAGCAGGTGTCTAATAGCATATACAGGTGCTGGAACTAcaggtaaaataaatttagacaTACTTGGAGTATATTTAGTGCAAtatgctttattaattttacgataatataattacaaatacgataatataatttacaataatataattacaaatatgtgattaattacgtttttacAGGCAAACAAGAGCACAAGGCACAAGCAATTTTTAATCATACCGAGGATTATGTCATGTTCCCTGACGAAGCGACTACTTCGTTGTGCGCTTGGAATTCTCGTAATGCATCAAGAAAACAATTATTGTCGCTAGGTCATAATGGTCCTGTAAGGATGATTGTGCATTCACCAACTGCTCCTGCATTTTTAACATGCAGTGACGATTTCAGAGCAAGATTCTGGTTCCGAAGAATGCCAACGCATTAACGCaacttattgttaaaattgagTTAAAGGACACTGGCCAATCTCCGATAATTTCCATTTTACAGAATATAAAGTATACAAAGATTAAAAGATACTTAAGGTCGGACATGTCGATATaattacgaaagaaagaagacaaaaaaataccTATTTCAGGTATCATatatttatgcaatttatattttatttagattttaagCTACAATCTttgcagattttattttatttgcgttaaaCCACATTTGTATAATACACGATTCTTAGAGTAATTTCaacatttacatatttcatAATGcgttaataagttttttttttttttttttactttaaagcactgtatataatatatatatttttttaatcttaaaactAGTATCATATAAATGTCGATTACAAATATATGTGATAGAACGACACACGAATATAGTTTTTGATTAAGGTAGGTAAAACAAGTATGCAATGATTTCAATTGAATACGCGTttgcaacaattttttaatatgctggtaagggaaatttttattgagCGTGTGAAATTCCGCGGCGGTTTTCTAcgctgtattttttaattttaaaaagaaagttgcTCGTGTGTGAtagtaagatattttattatagtttgctatataaaaatcaaatatatacatatagaattACATATTCGACTTTGTCATATTGTACATGATATTATAAGGTACGTACACTTGTATTGCTGACGCAAACAAGCTTCGtccttttacaataaaaaaaataattgaaaaaattaaaaaaaaagatatcgacAAGAGCCAGTGTAGAATACCGCGCGAGAATCTCGGGGTCGCATGTGCGTCGCTACGTGCGTAGTTAATCACGGAAGCGTAGGGCGGCGCGTCGAACTCCCGCTCTGAGGTTTG
Coding sequences:
- the LOC139103051 gene encoding transmembrane protein 203; translated protein: MIFSLNELVHWLGLTIFEIWINLIALTFFTVLLALKLDENYFMGTSGWWEVFAPLFIADGLNTYFCAIIFIRMYMEGMIRIGVLRMLWSQTSLLLVFVFKYLLCKRLSGQSTLEYSEILSPIFILLQLIAVRACQLH
- the Cstf50 gene encoding cleavage stimulation factor subunit 1 yields the protein MKEPEADPKNVIKSRELLYRLMISQLFYDGHQTLAVQLSNMIQAEPPCPPSDRLLHLMLIGTAHEPDRSKKDNSASLSTFTSNFDNTLGPGLDLEFETETQTQAPEPAQYETAYVTSHKGNCRAGAFSSDGQLIATGSVDASIKILDVDRMLAKSAPEEIAPGDQTGGHPVIRTLYDHLEEVTCLEFHPREPILVSGSRDFSVKLFDFSKASVKKAFRTITDADQIRCLSFHPTGDFLIVGTNHPVVRLYDVNTAQCFVCSIPTHQHTAGITSIKYSPDAKTYASAGKDGSIKLWDGVSSRCINTFSKAHDGYEVCSVIFTRNGKYLLSSGKDSLIKLWELSTSRCLIAYTGAGTTGKQEHKAQAIFNHTEDYVMFPDEATTSLCAWNSRNASRKQLLSLGHNGPVRMIVHSPTAPAFLTCSDDFRARFWFRRMPTH
- the Rpp20 gene encoding ribonuclease P protein subunit p20 — protein: MAEVNSNLTLNKTISEQNSVRRKKKKLPLDARHALRKQQPFKFNKSDKDVYMNNKTSFKGQLYKCEKLFDKGASELVIHGLGTAVMKAASLALRLKEIHNETLDLDIKTSTVSLTDNLEALTDDVDDEINNRKNSAIHIHVIRRVPVAVLRSKSR